Proteins encoded in a region of the Streptomyces sp. NBC_01298 genome:
- a CDS encoding alpha/beta fold hydrolase, whose amino-acid sequence MATSAPSTCTFTFTTYDGTELAYQVQGEGEPLVCLPGGAMRASAYLGDLGGLSAGRRLILLDLRGTGDSAIPADTSTYRVDHQVADVEALRRHLGLESVDLLAHSASGNLALLYTAAHPGRVRRLALITPTCWAVDLTESPETCLADVRRRGGGEPYDTAIAAYERALGVFAAGGVPDEADWVASTPLAYGRWDEAARAHAALSPVQKNAAASAAFAGAGAFDPPATRAALGRFAGEALVLAGELDPNPSAALAARLAELFAHGVVDVQGGGGHFPWLDEARWFAARVERFLATGA is encoded by the coding sequence ATGGCGACCTCCGCACCCTCCACCTGCACCTTTACCTTCACCACTTACGACGGAACCGAACTCGCGTACCAGGTCCAAGGCGAAGGCGAGCCGCTCGTCTGCCTCCCCGGCGGCGCCATGCGGGCCTCCGCCTACCTGGGCGACCTCGGCGGACTGTCCGCCGGGCGCCGGCTGATCCTGCTCGACCTGCGCGGCACCGGGGACTCGGCGATCCCGGCCGACACCTCGACGTACCGGGTCGACCACCAGGTGGCCGACGTCGAGGCGCTGCGCCGCCACCTCGGCCTGGAGAGCGTCGACCTGCTCGCGCACTCGGCCTCCGGCAACCTGGCCCTGCTCTACACGGCGGCGCACCCGGGGCGGGTGCGCCGACTGGCCCTGATCACACCGACCTGCTGGGCCGTGGACCTCACGGAGTCCCCGGAAACCTGCCTCGCGGACGTCCGCCGGAGGGGCGGCGGCGAGCCCTACGACACGGCCATCGCGGCCTACGAGAGGGCGCTCGGGGTCTTCGCCGCCGGCGGGGTCCCCGACGAGGCCGACTGGGTGGCTTCGACGCCCCTCGCCTATGGGCGCTGGGACGAGGCGGCGCGCGCCCATGCGGCACTGAGCCCCGTCCAGAAGAACGCCGCGGCCTCCGCCGCCTTCGCCGGGGCGGGAGCCTTCGACCCGCCCGCCACCCGGGCCGCGCTGGGCCGGTTCGCCGGAGAGGCGCTGGTCCTGGCCGGGGAACTGGACCCCAACCCCTCCGCGGCCCTCGCCGCCCGGCTCGCGGAGCTCTTCGCGCACGGCGTCGTCGACGTACAGGGCGGCGGCGGACACTTCCCCTGGCTGGACGAGGCGCGGTGGTTCGCGGCCCGCGTAGAGCGGTTCCTGGCCACCGGAGCCTGA
- a CDS encoding crotonase/enoyl-CoA hydratase family protein, translating to MGGTEHLTVERHGATLVLTMNRPEAKNALSLPLLVGLYDGWLEADADDTIRSVVLTGAGGDFCAGMDLKALAGKGMAGDQYRDRLKADPDLHWKAMLRHHRPRKPVIAAVEGYCVAGGTEILQGTDIRVAGEGATFGLFEVKRGLFPIGGSTVRLPRQIPRTHALEMLLTGRPYTAEEAARIGLVGRVVPAGTALDAALEIAERINACGPLAVEAVKASVYETAEMTESEGLASELLRGWPVFDTADAKEGARAFAEKRPAVYRRE from the coding sequence ATGGGTGGGACAGAACACCTGACCGTGGAACGCCACGGAGCCACGCTGGTGCTCACCATGAACAGGCCCGAGGCGAAGAACGCGCTCTCGCTGCCGCTGCTGGTGGGGCTGTACGACGGCTGGCTGGAGGCCGACGCGGACGACACGATCCGCTCGGTGGTGCTGACGGGAGCCGGCGGGGACTTCTGTGCCGGCATGGACCTGAAGGCGCTGGCAGGCAAGGGCATGGCGGGCGACCAGTACCGGGACCGGCTCAAAGCCGACCCCGACCTGCACTGGAAGGCGATGCTGCGCCACCACCGGCCGCGCAAACCCGTCATCGCGGCGGTGGAGGGCTACTGCGTGGCCGGCGGGACGGAGATCCTCCAGGGGACCGACATCCGGGTCGCGGGCGAGGGGGCCACCTTCGGGCTGTTCGAGGTCAAGCGGGGGCTCTTCCCGATCGGCGGCTCGACGGTCCGGCTGCCGCGGCAGATCCCGCGGACGCACGCGCTGGAGATGCTGCTGACGGGGCGGCCCTACACGGCCGAGGAAGCGGCGCGGATCGGGCTCGTCGGGCGGGTGGTACCGGCCGGAACGGCGCTGGACGCCGCGCTGGAGATCGCGGAGCGGATCAACGCGTGCGGGCCGCTGGCGGTGGAGGCGGTGAAGGCCTCCGTCTACGAGACGGCCGAGATGACCGAGTCGGAGGGTCTCGCCTCCGAACTCCTGCGGGGATGGCCGGTCTTCGATACGGCCGACGCGAAGGAGGGGGCGCGGGCCTTCGCGGAGAAGCGGCCCGCGGTGTATCGGCGGGAGTAG
- a CDS encoding thiolase domain-containing protein: protein MSTTGKEPVAVVGIGQTKHVAARHDVSIAGLVREAAARALADAELTWADIDAVVIGKAPDFFEGVMMPELYLADALGAVGKPMLRVHTAGSVGGSTALVASNLVAARVHRTVLTLAFEKQSESNAMWGLSLPVPFQQPLLAGAGGFFAPHVRAYMRRTGAPDTVGSLVAYKDRRNALKNPYAHLHEHDITLEKVQASPMLWDPIRYSETCPSSDGACAMILTDRAGAARSPKPPAWVHGGAMRSEPTLFAGKDFVSPQAGKDCAADVYRQAGITDPRREIDAVEMYVPFSWYEPMWLENLGFADEGEGWKLTEAGVTELDGDLPVNPSGGVLSTNPIGASGMIRFAEAALQVRGQAGEHQVPDARLAMGHAYGGGAQFFAMWLVGAEQPGT from the coding sequence ATGAGCACCACGGGCAAGGAGCCGGTGGCCGTCGTCGGCATCGGCCAGACCAAGCACGTGGCCGCCCGCCACGACGTCTCCATCGCCGGACTGGTGCGCGAAGCCGCCGCGCGCGCGCTCGCCGACGCCGAGCTGACCTGGGCGGACATCGACGCCGTCGTCATCGGCAAGGCCCCCGACTTCTTCGAGGGCGTGATGATGCCGGAGCTGTACCTCGCCGACGCACTCGGCGCCGTCGGCAAGCCCATGCTCCGCGTGCACACGGCCGGTTCGGTGGGCGGCTCCACGGCGCTGGTCGCCTCCAACCTGGTCGCCGCCCGGGTCCACCGCACGGTGCTGACCCTCGCCTTCGAGAAGCAGTCCGAGTCCAACGCCATGTGGGGGCTCTCGCTCCCCGTCCCCTTCCAGCAGCCGCTGCTGGCGGGGGCCGGCGGGTTCTTCGCCCCGCACGTGCGCGCGTACATGCGGCGCACCGGAGCCCCCGACACCGTGGGCTCGCTCGTCGCGTACAAGGACCGCCGCAACGCGCTGAAGAACCCGTACGCGCACCTGCACGAGCACGACATCACCCTGGAGAAGGTCCAGGCGTCCCCGATGCTGTGGGACCCGATCCGGTACTCCGAGACCTGCCCGTCCTCCGACGGGGCCTGCGCGATGATCCTCACCGACCGGGCGGGCGCGGCCCGTTCGCCGAAGCCGCCGGCCTGGGTGCACGGCGGGGCGATGCGCAGCGAGCCGACCCTCTTCGCGGGGAAGGACTTCGTGTCCCCGCAGGCGGGCAAGGACTGCGCGGCCGACGTCTACCGGCAGGCCGGGATCACCGATCCGCGGCGGGAGATCGACGCCGTGGAGATGTACGTGCCGTTCTCCTGGTACGAGCCGATGTGGCTGGAGAACCTCGGCTTCGCCGACGAGGGCGAGGGATGGAAGCTCACCGAGGCCGGAGTCACGGAACTCGACGGGGACCTGCCCGTCAACCCGTCGGGCGGAGTCCTGTCCACCAACCCCATCGGAGCCTCCGGCATGATCCGCTTCGCGGAAGCGGCCCTCCAGGTGCGCGGTCAGGCGGGGGAGCACCAAGTCCCGGACGCCCGGCTGGCGATGGGACACGCCTACGGCGGCGGGGCGCAGTTCTTCGCGATGTGGCTGGTCGGAGCGGAGCAGCCCGGCACCTGA
- a CDS encoding fatty acyl-CoA synthetase → MTPVRKNTVDGLLHDSARRVPGRIAVRYRERTWTYAELDAAVSTGAAVLRGRYGLAEGERVATFGHNSDAYLLAFLACARAGLTHVPVNQNLTGEDLAYILENSGSALVLADPDLAGRVPGGFAVRPLRDAPGSFLTELAELAEPAEGPGPAELAGPATPARSGDPSRLAQLLYTSGTTALPKGAMMTHEALCHAYESAIAALDLAEDDLPVHSLPLYHSAQMHVFLLPYLAVGARNTIVDAPVAEEIFDLVEAGEADSLFAPPTVWIGLANHPDFADFAVRDLSALRKAYYGASIMPVPVLERLRARLPGLGFYNCFGQSEIGPLATVLRPEEHEGRMDSCGRPVHHVEARVVDEDGSAVPDGTAGEVVYRSPQLCLGYWNDAEATKKAFRDGWFRSGDLAVRDPEGYFTVVDRVKDVINSGGVLVASRQVEDVLYTHPGVAEAAVVGLPDERWIEAVTAVVVPRDGVTEAELLAYAREKLAHFKAPKRILFVDALPRNASGKILKRTLRDRFSPPA, encoded by the coding sequence ATGACCCCGGTGCGGAAGAACACGGTCGACGGACTGCTCCACGACAGCGCGCGGCGCGTCCCGGGCCGGATCGCGGTCCGCTACCGCGAGCGGACCTGGACCTACGCGGAACTGGACGCGGCCGTCTCCACGGGCGCGGCCGTGCTGCGCGGGCGCTACGGGCTGGCCGAGGGGGAGCGGGTCGCGACCTTCGGGCACAACTCCGACGCCTACCTCCTGGCCTTCCTCGCCTGCGCCCGGGCCGGGCTCACGCACGTACCCGTCAACCAGAACCTCACCGGCGAGGACCTCGCGTACATCCTGGAGAACTCCGGGAGCGCGCTCGTCCTCGCGGACCCGGACCTTGCCGGACGGGTCCCCGGGGGCTTCGCGGTGCGCCCGCTGCGCGACGCGCCCGGCTCCTTCCTGACCGAACTGGCCGAACTGGCCGAGCCGGCGGAAGGGCCCGGCCCGGCGGAGCTCGCCGGGCCCGCGACCCCCGCCCGCTCCGGGGACCCGTCCCGGCTGGCGCAGCTCCTCTACACCTCCGGGACCACCGCCCTCCCCAAGGGGGCGATGATGACGCACGAGGCGCTCTGCCACGCGTACGAGAGCGCGATCGCCGCCCTGGACCTGGCGGAGGACGATCTGCCGGTGCACTCCCTGCCGCTGTACCACTCGGCGCAGATGCACGTGTTCCTGCTGCCGTACCTGGCGGTGGGCGCGCGGAACACGATCGTGGACGCGCCGGTGGCGGAGGAGATCTTCGACCTGGTGGAGGCGGGGGAGGCCGACAGCCTCTTCGCACCACCGACGGTGTGGATCGGGCTGGCCAACCACCCGGACTTCGCGGACTTCGCCGTCCGTGATCTGTCCGCCCTCCGCAAGGCGTACTACGGGGCCTCGATCATGCCGGTGCCGGTCCTGGAACGGCTGCGGGCGCGGCTGCCCGGACTCGGCTTCTACAACTGCTTCGGCCAGAGCGAGATCGGCCCGCTCGCCACGGTGCTGCGGCCGGAGGAGCACGAGGGGCGGATGGACTCGTGCGGGCGGCCCGTCCACCACGTGGAGGCGAGGGTCGTCGACGAGGACGGCTCCGCCGTGCCGGACGGCACGGCGGGCGAGGTGGTCTACCGCTCCCCGCAGCTCTGCCTGGGCTACTGGAACGACGCGGAGGCCACGAAGAAGGCCTTCAGGGACGGCTGGTTCCGCTCCGGCGACCTGGCGGTCCGGGACCCGGAGGGGTACTTCACGGTCGTGGACCGGGTGAAGGACGTCATCAACTCGGGCGGGGTCCTGGTCGCCTCGCGGCAGGTCGAGGACGTGCTGTACACCCACCCGGGCGTGGCCGAGGCGGCCGTGGTCGGCCTGCCGGACGAACGGTGGATCGAGGCCGTCACGGCGGTGGTGGTCCCACGCGACGGGGTGACGGAGGCCGAACTCCTGGCCTACGCCCGCGAGAAGCTGGCCCACTTCAAGGCCCCGAAGCGGATCCTCTTCGTGGACGCCCTCCCGCGCAACGCGAGCGGCAAGATCCTCAAGCGCACCCTCCGCGACCGCTTCTCGCCCCCGGCCTGA
- the paaK gene encoding phenylacetate--CoA ligase PaaK codes for MGTYTQGHDDGADASERMGRDELAALQLTRLRETLRRAYERVPFYRQAFDKAGLHPDDCRTLSDLALFPFTTKSDLRDQYPFGMFAVPRSEVRRIHASSGTTGRPTVVGYTDADLSTWADVVARSIRAAGGRPGQIVHIAYGYGLFTGGLGAHYGAERLGCTVVPASGGMTDRQVRLIQDFKPEVIMVTPSYMLTLLDEMERQGIDPRATSLRTGIFGAEPWTEEMRREIEERLNIDAVDIYGLSEVMGPGVAQEFAETKDGLHIWEDHFYPEVVDPLTGAVLPEGEPGELVFTSLTKEAMPVIRYRTRDLTRLLPGTVRPAFRRMEKITGRSDDMIILRGVNVYPTQIEEVLLRTPALAPHFQLRLTRQGRLDALTVRVEARRGSDAGQREAAAASVVRAVKEGVGVSVAVEVVDPETLERSVGKIKRMVDLRES; via the coding sequence ATGGGTACGTACACACAGGGCCACGACGACGGTGCGGACGCGAGCGAGCGGATGGGCCGGGACGAGCTGGCGGCGCTCCAGTTGACCCGGCTGCGGGAGACCTTGCGGCGGGCGTACGAGCGGGTGCCCTTCTACCGGCAGGCGTTCGACAAGGCCGGTCTGCATCCCGACGACTGCCGCACCCTCTCCGATCTCGCCCTGTTCCCCTTCACCACCAAGTCCGACCTACGCGACCAGTACCCCTTCGGGATGTTCGCGGTACCACGCTCCGAGGTCCGCCGCATCCATGCCTCCAGCGGCACCACGGGCCGACCGACGGTCGTCGGGTACACGGACGCGGATCTGTCCACCTGGGCGGATGTCGTCGCCCGCTCGATCCGCGCGGCGGGCGGCAGGCCCGGCCAGATCGTCCACATCGCCTACGGATACGGCCTGTTCACCGGCGGCCTGGGCGCCCACTACGGCGCGGAGCGCCTGGGCTGTACGGTCGTCCCCGCCTCGGGCGGGATGACGGACCGCCAGGTCCGGCTGATCCAGGACTTCAAGCCGGAGGTCATCATGGTGACCCCTTCCTACATGCTGACCCTGCTCGACGAGATGGAGCGCCAGGGCATCGACCCTCGCGCCACTTCCCTCCGCACGGGGATCTTCGGCGCCGAGCCGTGGACGGAGGAGATGCGCAGGGAGATCGAGGAACGCCTGAACATCGACGCGGTCGACATATACGGGCTCTCGGAGGTCATGGGCCCGGGCGTCGCACAGGAGTTCGCCGAGACCAAGGACGGTCTCCATATCTGGGAGGACCACTTCTACCCGGAGGTGGTCGACCCGCTGACGGGCGCCGTACTGCCCGAGGGCGAGCCCGGGGAGCTGGTCTTCACCTCGCTCACCAAGGAGGCGATGCCCGTCATCCGCTATCGCACCCGGGACCTGACCCGGCTGCTGCCCGGCACCGTCCGGCCGGCCTTCCGCCGGATGGAGAAGATCACCGGCCGCAGCGACGACATGATCATCCTGCGCGGGGTGAACGTCTATCCGACCCAGATCGAGGAGGTGCTCCTGCGGACCCCGGCCCTGGCTCCGCACTTCCAGCTCCGGCTGACCCGGCAGGGCCGGCTGGACGCCCTGACGGTACGGGTCGAGGCCCGGCGCGGCAGCGACGCCGGTCAGCGGGAGGCCGCGGCCGCCTCGGTGGTACGGGCCGTGAAGGAGGGCGTCGGAGTCTCGGTCGCGGTGGAGGTGGTGGACCCGGAGACCCTCGAACGCTCGGTGGGCAAGATCAAGCGCATGGTGGACCTCCGAGAATCCTGA
- a CDS encoding acyl-CoA synthetase translates to MEYNIADLFESVVDVVPDREALVYVDHPGTGAERRLTYAELDAAANRIAHHLLDSGLKAGEHLGLHLYNGIEYLQTVLACLKARLVPVNVNYRYVEEELVYLYNDADLAALVFEGEFTERVAAALPQTTKLRHLIRVGPTPEGAPEPSIAPVAYADAEAAGSPDRGFPPRSPDDLFIIYTGGTTGMPKGVMWRAEDLFFAGLFGGEPTGEPVKRPEELAERVASKGAGLTFFPAPPLMHGTSTLTSFIAFNYGQRVVIHRKYAPEEVLRTIEKEKVSSVSLVGDAMLRPLIDALNGPLKGTDLSSLFSVSSSGAIMSETVRAEFQALVPNVMLLNNFGSSESGSNGRATNDSSPEKGFRLEVNERTQVVDPVTHEPVPVGEPGRLAQRGYVPLGYYNDPVKTAETFFQKGSERWVLLGDMATVDEQGIVTVLGRGSQCINTGGEKVYPEEVEQALKSHPDVYDALVAGVADPKWGSHVAAVVQIKEGAADPTLDDIQAHCRTKLAGYKIPRQLVITPAIQRSPSGKADYRWAKSVATEADAGAAG, encoded by the coding sequence GTGGAGTACAACATTGCCGACCTGTTCGAGTCGGTCGTGGACGTGGTCCCGGACCGCGAGGCCCTCGTGTACGTGGACCACCCCGGGACCGGCGCCGAGCGCCGCCTCACGTACGCGGAGCTGGACGCGGCGGCGAACCGCATCGCGCACCATCTGCTGGACAGCGGCCTGAAGGCCGGTGAGCACCTGGGCCTGCACCTCTACAACGGCATCGAGTACCTCCAGACCGTCCTCGCCTGCCTCAAGGCCCGCCTGGTGCCGGTGAACGTGAACTACCGCTACGTGGAGGAAGAGCTCGTCTACCTCTACAACGACGCCGACCTCGCCGCGCTCGTCTTCGAGGGCGAGTTCACCGAACGGGTCGCGGCGGCGCTCCCGCAGACGACGAAGCTCCGCCACCTGATCCGCGTCGGCCCGACCCCCGAGGGCGCGCCGGAGCCCTCGATCGCGCCGGTCGCGTACGCCGACGCGGAGGCGGCCGGCTCGCCGGACCGCGGATTCCCGCCCCGCTCCCCCGACGACCTCTTCATCATCTACACCGGCGGCACGACCGGTATGCCCAAGGGCGTCATGTGGCGCGCCGAGGACCTCTTCTTCGCGGGCCTCTTCGGCGGCGAGCCGACCGGCGAACCGGTGAAGCGGCCCGAGGAACTGGCCGAGCGCGTCGCCTCGAAGGGCGCCGGACTGACCTTCTTCCCCGCGCCGCCGCTGATGCACGGCACGTCCACCCTGACGTCCTTCATCGCCTTCAACTACGGGCAGCGGGTGGTCATCCACCGCAAGTACGCGCCCGAGGAGGTGCTGCGCACGATCGAGAAGGAGAAGGTCTCCAGCGTCTCACTGGTGGGTGACGCCATGCTGCGGCCGCTCATCGACGCCCTCAACGGGCCGCTGAAGGGCACCGACCTGTCCTCCCTCTTCAGCGTCTCCTCCTCCGGCGCGATCATGTCGGAGACGGTGCGCGCCGAGTTCCAGGCGCTCGTGCCGAACGTCATGCTGCTGAACAACTTCGGCTCGTCCGAGTCCGGTTCGAACGGCCGCGCGACGAACGACTCCAGTCCGGAGAAGGGCTTCCGGCTGGAGGTCAACGAGCGGACGCAGGTGGTCGACCCGGTCACCCACGAGCCGGTGCCGGTCGGCGAACCGGGACGGCTCGCGCAGCGCGGGTACGTCCCGCTGGGCTACTACAACGACCCCGTCAAGACCGCCGAGACCTTCTTCCAGAAGGGATCCGAGCGGTGGGTGCTGCTCGGTGACATGGCGACCGTGGACGAGCAGGGCATCGTCACCGTCCTCGGCCGCGGCTCGCAGTGCATCAACACGGGCGGCGAGAAGGTGTACCCGGAGGAGGTCGAGCAGGCGCTGAAGTCCCACCCGGACGTCTACGACGCCCTGGTCGCCGGGGTCGCGGACCCGAAGTGGGGCAGCCACGTGGCGGCGGTGGTCCAGATCAAGGAGGGCGCCGCCGACCCGACGCTCGACGACATACAGGCCCACTGCCGCACCAAGCTGGCGGGCTACAAGATCCCGCGCCAGCTCGTCATCACCCCCGCCATCCAGCGCTCCCCGAGCGGCAAGGCGGACTACCGGTGGGCGAAGTCGGTGGCCACGGAGGCGGACGCGGGCGCCGCGGGCTGA
- a CDS encoding IPT/TIG domain-containing protein, with protein sequence MRRTHRRAGVLLAALPLCTLLLVHAAPRAEAARPPHCAAGALPVHPARPGQDEAGVLVAIQPDAAPRSGGTQVVLNGSGLTPYTRVLFGSLAPDGCFTGLEAEGVTVISDSALIATVPQWPVAGTVSVVAATPCGRLTNQLPFTYVD encoded by the coding sequence TTGAGACGTACGCATCGTCGCGCCGGGGTCCTGCTCGCCGCGTTGCCGCTGTGCACCCTTCTGCTGGTCCATGCCGCCCCGCGTGCCGAGGCCGCGCGGCCTCCGCACTGTGCTGCCGGCGCCCTGCCCGTCCACCCCGCCCGGCCGGGTCAGGACGAGGCCGGCGTGCTCGTCGCGATCCAGCCGGACGCCGCACCCAGGAGCGGTGGCACCCAAGTGGTTCTGAACGGCAGCGGGCTGACCCCCTACACCCGGGTGCTCTTCGGCTCCCTGGCACCCGACGGCTGCTTCACAGGGCTGGAGGCCGAAGGTGTGACGGTCATCAGCGACAGCGCCCTGATCGCCACCGTCCCCCAGTGGCCCGTGGCGGGGACCGTCTCCGTAGTGGCGGCGACACCCTGCGGCCGGCTCACGAACCAGCTCCCCTTCACCTACGTGGACTAG
- a CDS encoding OB-fold nucleic acid binding domain-containing protein yields MTAASPPEILRAPLVVEFPFTRSLGPVQSAFLTGLREGVVLGVTTADGKVMVPPVEYDPVTAEEIRDLVEVGTTGTVTTWAWNGSPRPNQPLATPFAWVLVRLDGADTALLHALDAPGPEAVATGMRVRVRWAAERKGAITDIACFEPAGDGEPRDAQATPHSGEFADAVTGIVAEARLDYSYSPGRAQTAYIAGLSEQKTIGERCPSCHKVYVPPRGACPTCGVATTDRVEVGPAGTVTTYCIVNIKAKNLDIEVPYVYAHIALDGAGLALHGRIGGIPYDQVRMGLRVEPVWTEGGRYPDHYRPTGEPDADYDVYKELI; encoded by the coding sequence ATGACAGCCGCCTCGCCACCCGAGATCCTCCGCGCACCCCTTGTCGTCGAGTTCCCCTTCACCCGCTCCCTCGGCCCCGTGCAGAGCGCCTTCCTCACCGGGCTGCGCGAAGGGGTCGTCCTCGGGGTCACGACCGCCGACGGCAAGGTGATGGTGCCGCCCGTCGAGTACGACCCCGTCACCGCCGAGGAGATCCGCGACCTGGTCGAGGTGGGCACCACGGGGACCGTCACCACCTGGGCCTGGAACGGTTCGCCGCGCCCCAACCAGCCCCTCGCCACCCCCTTCGCATGGGTGCTCGTCCGCCTCGACGGCGCCGACACCGCCCTCCTGCACGCCCTCGACGCCCCCGGGCCCGAGGCCGTCGCCACCGGCATGCGCGTCCGCGTGCGGTGGGCCGCGGAGCGGAAGGGCGCGATCACCGACATCGCCTGCTTCGAGCCCGCCGGCGACGGGGAGCCGCGGGACGCGCAAGCGACGCCGCACAGCGGGGAGTTCGCCGACGCCGTCACCGGGATCGTCGCCGAGGCCCGCCTGGACTACTCGTACAGCCCCGGCCGCGCGCAGACCGCGTACATCGCCGGGCTCTCCGAGCAGAAGACCATCGGCGAGCGCTGCCCCTCCTGCCACAAGGTGTACGTGCCCCCGCGCGGCGCCTGCCCCACCTGCGGGGTGGCGACGACCGACCGGGTCGAGGTCGGTCCGGCGGGCACCGTCACCACCTACTGCATCGTCAACATCAAGGCCAAGAACCTCGACATCGAAGTGCCGTACGTCTACGCCCACATCGCCCTCGACGGCGCCGGCCTCGCCCTCCACGGCCGGATCGGCGGCATCCCGTACGACCAGGTGCGGATGGGGCTGAGGGTCGAACCGGTCTGGACCGAGGGCGGGCGCTACCCCGACCACTACCGCCCCACCGGAGAGCCGGACGCGGACTACGACGTGTACAAGGAGCTCATCTGA
- a CDS encoding YhjD/YihY/BrkB family envelope integrity protein produces the protein MTSTYRRIHDRLQASPAGLAWSRGREMELMHRAMGFAALGFLTLVPLLVVVAAAAPGSGSGFGRWLGQALGVAEFSRERVEMLFGAADLALERTTAFGLAALAVFGLTFGSAVQTGYEKVWDLPTARWHTMWRHVVWLALLVCYLALLVAIPAPSNDALGTILGTSGDLIGTCLFFWTSQRILLGGRVRWRALLPGAACTSLGLLGLRIFSQLVFSPLIASNAVTYGPFGTLLVVQSWLVGVGFVVYGGALVGRLFHEHLVLRRLQDDGHPEDREP, from the coding sequence GTGACCTCGACCTACCGGCGGATCCACGACCGGCTCCAGGCCTCACCGGCCGGGCTGGCATGGAGCCGTGGCCGGGAGATGGAGCTGATGCACCGGGCCATGGGCTTCGCCGCGCTCGGCTTCCTCACCCTGGTGCCGCTGCTCGTCGTCGTCGCGGCCGCCGCGCCGGGCAGCGGCTCGGGCTTCGGCCGCTGGCTCGGTCAGGCCCTCGGGGTGGCGGAGTTCTCCCGGGAGCGGGTGGAGATGCTGTTCGGCGCCGCGGACCTGGCGCTGGAGCGGACCACCGCCTTCGGTCTCGCGGCCCTCGCGGTCTTCGGCCTGACCTTCGGCTCCGCCGTGCAGACGGGGTACGAGAAGGTGTGGGACCTGCCGACGGCCCGCTGGCACACCATGTGGCGGCACGTCGTCTGGCTCGCGCTGCTGGTCTGCTACCTCGCCCTGCTGGTCGCCATTCCGGCCCCCTCCAACGACGCCCTCGGCACGATCCTCGGCACCTCGGGCGACCTCATCGGCACCTGCCTGTTCTTCTGGACCTCCCAGCGGATCCTCCTCGGCGGGCGGGTCCGCTGGCGCGCCCTGCTCCCGGGGGCCGCGTGCACCAGCCTGGGCCTCCTCGGCCTGCGGATCTTCTCGCAGCTGGTGTTCTCCCCGCTGATCGCCTCCAACGCCGTGACCTACGGCCCCTTCGGCACCCTCCTGGTCGTCCAGTCCTGGCTGGTCGGCGTCGGCTTCGTGGTCTACGGCGGCGCCCTCGTCGGCCGGCTCTTCCACGAACACCTCGTCCTGCGCCGCCTCCAGGACGACGGCCACCCCGAGGACCGGGAACCGTAG
- a CDS encoding thiolase domain-containing protein, producing MARYAREVAVVAFAQSDHLRRTDELSEVEMVMPVLHKVLAATGLKAGEIGFTCSGSSDYLAGRAFSFTMTLDGVGAWPPISESHVEMDGAWALYEAWVKIQTGEADTALVYSYGKSSPGSVRDVLTRQLDPYYVAPLWPDSVALAALQAQALIDAGETDEAGLAEIGARSRASAGANPHAQLSGAVAQGDYQVAPLRTGDCPPIGDGAAAVILAAGDVARRLCERPAWITGIDHRIEAHSLGLRDLTDSPSTRIAAEHAGVFESPVDTAELHAPFSSQEVVLRKALGLGGDVAVNPSGGALAANPMMAAGLIRIGEAAARIHRGESDRAVAHATSGPCLQQNLVAVLEGDRA from the coding sequence ATGGCCCGATACGCCCGCGAGGTCGCGGTGGTCGCCTTCGCGCAGAGCGACCACCTGCGCCGCACCGACGAGCTCAGCGAAGTCGAGATGGTCATGCCGGTCCTGCACAAGGTGCTGGCCGCCACCGGACTGAAGGCGGGTGAGATCGGCTTCACCTGCTCGGGTTCCAGTGACTACCTCGCCGGCCGGGCCTTCTCCTTCACCATGACCCTCGACGGGGTCGGGGCCTGGCCGCCCATCTCCGAATCGCACGTGGAGATGGACGGCGCCTGGGCCCTCTACGAGGCCTGGGTCAAGATCCAGACCGGCGAGGCCGACACCGCCCTCGTCTACTCCTACGGGAAGTCCTCGCCGGGGTCGGTGCGCGACGTGCTGACCCGCCAGCTCGACCCGTACTACGTCGCTCCGCTCTGGCCCGACTCGGTGGCCCTGGCCGCCCTCCAGGCCCAGGCGCTCATCGACGCGGGGGAGACCGACGAAGCCGGGCTCGCCGAGATCGGCGCCCGCAGCCGGGCCTCCGCGGGAGCCAACCCGCACGCCCAGCTCAGCGGCGCCGTCGCACAGGGCGACTACCAGGTCGCCCCGCTGCGCACCGGTGACTGCCCGCCCATCGGCGACGGGGCGGCCGCCGTCATCCTGGCCGCCGGGGACGTGGCCCGCCGGCTGTGCGAGCGGCCCGCCTGGATCACCGGCATCGACCACCGCATCGAGGCCCACAGCCTCGGGCTGCGCGACCTCACCGACTCCCCGTCGACGCGGATCGCCGCCGAGCACGCGGGCGTCTTCGAGTCCCCGGTGGACACCGCGGAACTGCACGCGCCCTTCTCCTCCCAGGAGGTCGTGCTGCGCAAGGCCCTCGGGCTCGGCGGGGACGTCGCCGTCAACCCCTCCGGCGGCGCGCTCGCCGCCAACCCGATGATGGCCGCCGGCCTGATCCGGATCGGCGAGGCGGCCGCCCGCATCCACCGCGGCGAATCCGACCGGGCCGTCGCGCACGCCACCTCCGGCCCCTGCCTCCAGCAGAACCTGGTCGCCGTCCTGGAAGGGGACCGAGCATGA